One window of Methanobrevibacter woesei genomic DNA carries:
- a CDS encoding aldo/keto reductase, giving the protein MLYRELGKTKEKVSILGFGSMRLPTKGSNDKIDTEEASKMLTYGLENGINIIDTAYPYHCESLDGDGNSERFIGEFLKENSYRDDVLVSTKSPCWLIEKKEDFDDYLDKQLKKLQTDYIDLYMLHSLTENDWKKVKELEVLDFLDDALSSGKINHVGFSAHTEIDYLIEIVDEYPKWEAVLTQMNYLDEYYQSGIMGLDYLKNLNIGTMIMEPLRGGRLVQNIPPEIQKMWNTAEVKRTPVEWALQYLWDREDVDCVLSGMSSLEQVKENIEIASRSYPNSISESDSELIREVARKYRSYRGNECSYCGYCMPCPHGVNIVDCFKEYNIGHMLNNPHGSALQYFTLIGENARADNCLDCGECDFICTQMLNIPEELEKVSEYFGLEFNHY; this is encoded by the coding sequence ATGTTATACAGAGAACTTGGAAAAACCAAAGAAAAAGTCTCAATTTTAGGTTTTGGATCTATGAGGCTTCCAACAAAAGGAAGCAATGACAAAATAGACACCGAAGAAGCAAGCAAAATGCTTACATATGGACTTGAAAATGGAATCAACATAATTGATACTGCTTATCCTTATCATTGCGAATCCCTTGATGGAGACGGTAACAGTGAACGTTTCATTGGTGAATTTTTAAAAGAAAACAGCTATCGTGATGATGTGCTTGTATCTACAAAATCACCATGCTGGTTAATAGAAAAAAAAGAAGATTTCGATGATTACCTTGATAAACAGCTAAAAAAGCTTCAAACTGATTACATCGACCTTTATATGCTTCATTCATTAACTGAAAATGACTGGAAAAAAGTTAAAGAATTAGAAGTTCTTGATTTTTTAGATGATGCTCTAAGTTCTGGTAAAATTAATCATGTTGGATTTTCAGCACATACAGAAATTGATTATCTAATTGAAATTGTTGATGAATACCCTAAATGGGAAGCTGTTCTTACACAAATGAATTATCTAGATGAATATTACCAAAGTGGGATAATGGGTCTAGACTATCTTAAAAATCTTAATATTGGAACTATGATAATGGAACCTCTTAGAGGAGGCAGATTAGTTCAAAACATCCCTCCAGAAATACAAAAAATGTGGAACACAGCCGAAGTTAAAAGAACTCCAGTTGAATGGGCTTTACAATACCTTTGGGACAGAGAAGATGTGGACTGTGTTTTAAGTGGGATGAGCAGTCTTGAACAAGTAAAAGAAAATATTGAAATCGCATCTAGAAGCTATCCCAACTCTATTTCTGAATCAGATAGTGAATTAATCCGTGAAGTAGCAAGAAAATATAGAAGCTACAGAGGCAATGAATGCTCATACTGTGGGTACTGTATGCCGTGCCCTCATGGAGTGAATATTGTAGACTGCTTTAAAGAGTACAATATAGGACATATGCTTAACAATCCACATGGAAGTGCATTACAGTACTTTACACTAATTGGTGAAAATGCAAGAGCAGATAACTGTCTTGACTGTGGAGAATGTGATTTCATATGTACTCAAATGTTAAATATACCTGAAGAACTTGAAAAAGTTTCAGAATACTTTGGATTGGAATTCAACCATTATTAG
- a CDS encoding HesA/MoeB/ThiF family protein, with product MPERFKEMGYWELVTRQMSIVTKSEQTRFKDAKIAVMGCGGIGGEVIEMLARMGVGELNVVDNDYFDLSNINRQVLSNFENLGLSKSEVAKEKVRQINPYTKVIAFKDDINEENISQIVDDSDIIIDCLDNLLTRVIVSRYAKFNNIPFIHGAIHGTLGQITVFTNEKDIDYETMFNLPSKDKKLDETIKDELNKLASEKPPVIGPTANIVGCMQAIEAFKIITGIGKIVTAPEILNFDLLNLATFSIE from the coding sequence ATGCCTGAAAGATTTAAAGAGATGGGATATTGGGAATTAGTAACACGTCAAATGAGTATTGTAACAAAAAGTGAACAAACAAGATTTAAAGATGCTAAAATAGCTGTTATGGGCTGTGGAGGCATTGGTGGTGAAGTAATTGAAATGTTAGCCCGAATGGGAGTTGGAGAACTTAATGTAGTTGACAATGATTACTTTGACTTAAGCAATATCAATAGACAAGTTTTAAGCAACTTTGAAAATCTTGGATTATCCAAATCAGAAGTTGCAAAAGAAAAAGTGCGTCAAATTAATCCATATACTAAAGTTATTGCATTTAAAGATGATATTAATGAAGAAAATATCTCCCAAATAGTTGATGACAGTGATATCATTATTGATTGCTTAGATAATCTATTAACAAGAGTAATTGTATCCAGATATGCCAAATTCAATAATATTCCATTTATTCATGGAGCTATTCACGGCACATTAGGTCAAATTACTGTTTTTACAAATGAAAAAGATATAGATTATGAAACAATGTTCAATTTACCATCAAAAGATAAAAAATTAGATGAAACTATAAAAGATGAACTTAATAAGTTAGCTAGTGAAAAACCACCCGTCATAGGACCTACTGCAAATATTGTTGGATGTATGCAGGCAATTGAAGCTTTTAAAATTATCACAGGAATTGGAAAAATTGTTACTGCTCCTGAAATTTTAAATTTTGATTTATTAAATCTAGCAACATTTTCAATAGAATAA
- a CDS encoding zinc ribbon domain-containing protein produces MKIICPNCGNEVNDENKFCDICGYKLGKSNFEGFIQASDNNLSLTSIIFSLLTAGIIFFIFSFICFIAADSDMSIILYTISAFASAFIGGLILGYLCGNWNKSKGNLIITIGGFISCLLLGSGAMFGIGIKSIQAVNSQVEAINSNLNSAGFNSLNTSAGSYASSSIESSSSNLLIEIILVLVLIIALYSVGTYIGAYLKNNE; encoded by the coding sequence ATGAAAATTATCTGCCCAAATTGCGGCAATGAAGTGAATGATGAAAATAAATTCTGCGATATATGTGGATATAAACTTGGAAAATCAAATTTTGAAGGATTTATCCAAGCATCAGACAATAACCTGTCTTTAACTTCAATTATATTTTCTCTATTAACAGCGGGAATTATATTTTTCATATTTTCATTTATCTGTTTTATAGCTGCAGACTCAGATATGTCCATTATTCTTTATACAATTAGTGCATTTGCTTCTGCATTTATTGGAGGACTTATTCTCGGATATTTATGTGGAAACTGGAATAAATCAAAAGGAAATCTTATAATAACTATTGGTGGATTTATTAGCTGTCTTTTATTAGGTAGTGGAGCAATGTTTGGAATTGGAATTAAATCTATACAAGCAGTAAACAGTCAAGTTGAAGCTATTAATTCCAACTTAAATTCAGCAGGATTTAATTCACTAAACACAAGTGCTGGATCTTATGCAAGTTCCTCAATTGAATCTTCATCATCAAACCTATTAATAGAAATTATTCTTGTGTTAGTTTTAATTATTGCACTTTACTCTGTTGGAACATACATTGGAGCATATCTTAAAAACAATGAATAA